Proteins encoded together in one Planctopirus ephydatiae window:
- a CDS encoding S41 family peptidase, which yields MHPPFGLRSNSVWTYLAFLALGWSVAFAPTAQATESEPATEKAAIERAADFERNRQWVDAIGLYEKALKQWPENPQLKYGLRRTRIQFSVDRRYADKSYTDGLTASSLDESLVFLDDALLKVRKYYVDTISPTAFIAHGTESLYVALTNEKFLAKNVSSASQRSIGAFRAMLRDRYWNRPCGSMEEARMVVTEVARSAYSELRIAPGAIVMEYVFGGCNALDEYSSFLTPGRLDDLYSNIEGEFVGIGIEMKAEAGKGMLLINVLSESPAEEGGAAPGDYIVAIDGINCLNMSTEEAAQHLQGTPDSRVRLDLKNPRTEQIRQTELSRRAVKVKSIPIVRIVDPANGIGYIKMTGFQKNSAAELDAALKDLRSQGMQALIWDLRGNPGGLLTAAVEVLDRFLDDGMIVSTKGRTQDQNWSYTATRGNDWNVPLVILVDGDSASASEIVAGAIHDHGRGVLVGRKTYGKWSVQSILPGRSSTGLRLTTAKFYSPNGNTYGKIGVEPDVQVPASSEQLTAYRGLRNENPEDDQDLAAGMNSLRRQLARR from the coding sequence GTGCATCCACCATTTGGACTGCGCTCAAATTCCGTTTGGACTTATCTCGCATTTCTGGCATTGGGCTGGTCCGTGGCATTCGCCCCGACTGCTCAAGCGACAGAAAGCGAACCAGCCACTGAGAAAGCCGCCATCGAGCGTGCGGCTGATTTCGAAAGAAATCGACAGTGGGTGGACGCCATCGGCCTTTACGAGAAGGCCCTTAAACAATGGCCTGAAAATCCCCAACTCAAATACGGCCTCAGACGAACTCGCATTCAGTTTTCGGTCGATCGTCGCTATGCCGACAAAAGCTACACCGACGGACTGACCGCCTCATCACTCGACGAATCGCTCGTCTTCCTTGATGACGCACTGCTCAAAGTTCGCAAATACTATGTTGATACGATCAGCCCCACTGCATTTATCGCCCACGGCACCGAGAGTCTGTACGTCGCTCTCACCAACGAAAAATTCCTCGCGAAGAATGTCTCCTCCGCCTCGCAAAGATCCATTGGTGCCTTCCGTGCCATGCTTCGTGATCGCTATTGGAATCGGCCTTGCGGCAGCATGGAAGAAGCCCGCATGGTTGTGACCGAAGTCGCACGCTCCGCCTATTCCGAACTGCGAATTGCTCCCGGTGCCATCGTCATGGAATATGTCTTCGGTGGTTGTAATGCCCTCGATGAATACAGCAGCTTCCTGACACCTGGCCGTCTGGATGATCTCTACAGCAATATCGAAGGCGAATTCGTCGGGATCGGCATTGAAATGAAGGCCGAAGCTGGTAAAGGGATGCTGTTGATCAACGTCCTGAGCGAGAGTCCAGCCGAAGAAGGTGGTGCTGCCCCGGGTGACTACATCGTCGCGATTGATGGGATCAACTGCCTCAACATGAGTACGGAAGAGGCGGCCCAGCATCTTCAGGGAACTCCCGATAGCCGTGTGCGTCTCGATCTGAAAAACCCACGCACTGAGCAGATCCGCCAGACCGAACTGAGCCGCCGGGCCGTTAAGGTGAAGAGCATCCCCATAGTGCGGATTGTCGATCCTGCGAACGGGATTGGCTACATCAAGATGACTGGCTTCCAGAAGAATTCAGCCGCTGAACTCGATGCGGCACTGAAAGATCTCCGCAGCCAGGGAATGCAGGCTCTCATCTGGGATTTGCGAGGCAACCCGGGTGGCCTCCTGACAGCGGCTGTCGAAGTTCTCGACCGCTTCCTCGATGATGGCATGATTGTTTCTACCAAAGGTCGTACACAGGATCAGAACTGGAGCTACACCGCCACTCGCGGTAATGATTGGAACGTTCCACTCGTGATTCTTGTCGATGGCGACAGTGCCAGTGCCAGCGAAATCGTCGCCGGTGCCATTCACGACCATGGCCGCGGTGTGCTGGTAGGCCGCAAAACTTATGGCAAGTGGAGCGTCCAGAGCATTCTTCCTGGTCGATCTTCGACAGGTCTTCGGCTCACAACGGCCAAGTTCTACTCGCCCAATGGCAACACTTACGGCAAAATTGGCGTTGAACCTGATGTTCAAGTGCCAGCTAGTTCGGAACAGTTAACCGCCTATCGCGGCCTGCGAAATGAGAATCCCGAAGACGATCAGGATCTCGCGGCGGGGATGAACTCACTCCGCAGGCAGCTCGCCCGCAGATAA
- a CDS encoding DnaJ C-terminal domain-containing protein, which produces MPAQDYYSALGVTKTATADEIRKTYRKLAREYHPDARPGDAAAAQKFKEIQEAYDVIGDEEKRRKYDQLGHDFYKASNGEGGANPYGRSPFGGGGAGGASAVDLEELLGGFGFGGFSGGARAGRGEGGRTRRSTPRDIEMSVTVPFEKAILGGKIDVHLSHLNGGENVSVSVPAGIETGKKIRLGGMGPENQGDVLLDVFVAPHKFFRRENRDILVDLPLTPAEAALGCKADVPTLADGMITLTIPPGTSSGARLRVRGKGVAATKTATAGDQFVVIKIVVPRSLTAEEIELYEKLKLVGQPAPRDGIWI; this is translated from the coding sequence ATGCCTGCTCAGGATTACTATTCAGCACTTGGTGTTACAAAAACTGCAACGGCTGATGAGATTCGCAAGACCTATCGCAAACTGGCTCGCGAGTACCATCCCGATGCCCGCCCGGGGGATGCTGCGGCTGCCCAGAAGTTCAAAGAGATCCAGGAAGCTTACGACGTCATTGGTGACGAAGAGAAGCGTCGCAAGTACGATCAGTTAGGGCACGATTTCTACAAAGCCTCTAATGGCGAAGGCGGCGCAAACCCCTACGGTCGTTCACCTTTTGGAGGAGGTGGAGCCGGTGGTGCCTCGGCGGTCGATCTGGAAGAACTGCTCGGTGGTTTTGGGTTTGGTGGTTTTAGTGGCGGGGCTAGAGCAGGTCGTGGTGAAGGTGGCAGGACTCGAAGATCAACACCACGCGATATTGAAATGTCTGTGACCGTTCCCTTTGAAAAAGCCATTCTTGGCGGAAAGATCGATGTCCATCTTTCGCATTTGAATGGTGGTGAAAACGTCTCGGTCTCAGTTCCAGCAGGAATCGAGACTGGCAAGAAGATTCGGCTGGGAGGAATGGGCCCGGAGAATCAAGGCGATGTGCTGCTCGATGTGTTTGTCGCGCCTCACAAATTCTTCCGTCGCGAGAACCGGGATATTCTCGTCGATCTTCCACTGACGCCGGCTGAAGCAGCGTTGGGTTGTAAGGCCGATGTCCCCACATTGGCTGATGGCATGATTACTCTGACCATCCCGCCCGGCACATCTTCTGGTGCACGTTTACGAGTCCGGGGAAAAGGGGTGGCAGCGACGAAAACAGCGACGGCCGGCGACCAGTTTGTGGTGATAAAAATCGTCGTCCCCAGATCATTAACTGCTGAAGAGATAGAACTTTACGAAAAATTGAAGCTCGTCGGTCAGCCTGCTCCCCGTGACGGAATCTGGATATGA
- a CDS encoding GDSL-type esterase/lipase family protein codes for MPNAPIYFWRTSAGVLAFLSMVVFLAQASVAVAAEAPVSSQQATLSSTDRLVWIGPTWVEQDVRTGAMEAELQSRLGGETFVLRNLGWSGDTVWAESRGIFDPPAAGYSRMLELAKELKPTTIWLSYGANESWAGPAGLEKFVSQYKKLAHDLTSSTGARIVFVTPFAFVHSRGQYRDPSSQNGNMALYVEAIRKLAAEQQAPVIDLFAEVKGEPPLESMNGIHLEPEGERRLARRLVDQIQFVNAEGQALKGLKLTQAEQEELRRAIVAKNTLFFHRWRPQNVTYLTGFRKHEQGNNAVEIAQFDPLVDEAEKAIAAWLKSHQSKTTSPATN; via the coding sequence ATGCCGAACGCCCCGATCTATTTTTGGCGCACTTCTGCAGGAGTGTTGGCTTTCCTATCGATGGTAGTGTTCCTGGCACAGGCCAGCGTTGCCGTGGCTGCGGAAGCACCTGTTTCATCGCAGCAAGCGACTTTATCCAGCACGGATCGACTGGTGTGGATTGGCCCGACATGGGTCGAGCAGGATGTGCGAACAGGTGCCATGGAAGCAGAACTCCAGAGCCGCCTGGGAGGTGAGACATTTGTACTCAGGAATCTCGGCTGGAGTGGAGATACCGTTTGGGCGGAAAGCCGGGGGATTTTTGACCCGCCAGCAGCCGGTTATTCGCGCATGCTGGAGTTGGCAAAAGAACTGAAGCCCACCACGATCTGGCTGAGCTATGGGGCTAATGAGTCGTGGGCCGGGCCGGCTGGTCTGGAGAAATTCGTCAGCCAGTACAAAAAACTCGCCCATGATCTCACATCCAGCACGGGGGCAAGAATAGTTTTTGTAACGCCATTTGCGTTTGTTCATTCGCGAGGGCAATACCGTGATCCTTCCTCTCAGAATGGGAACATGGCGTTGTATGTCGAAGCGATCCGCAAGCTGGCAGCCGAGCAGCAGGCTCCGGTGATTGATTTGTTTGCCGAAGTGAAGGGGGAACCGCCCCTGGAATCGATGAACGGGATTCACCTGGAACCGGAGGGTGAGCGTCGATTAGCCCGTCGGCTGGTAGATCAGATTCAATTTGTTAATGCAGAGGGCCAGGCTCTCAAAGGGTTGAAGCTCACACAAGCCGAACAGGAAGAGCTTCGCAGAGCCATCGTGGCGAAGAATACGCTGTTTTTTCATCGCTGGCGGCCACAGAATGTTACGTACCTGACCGGCTTTCGTAAGCACGAACAAGGGAATAACGCCGTTGAGATTGCCCAGTTCGATCCACTGGTCGATGAAGCCGAAAAGGCGATCGCTGCCTGGCTGAAGAGCCATCAGTCGAAAACCACGTCGCCTGCGACCAACTGA
- a CDS encoding PVC-type heme-binding CxxCH protein, whose amino-acid sequence MSSSCHRDRFPSLRLLLLAMFAVLCWGNEGFAQRDLKNIPVPDPAEELKSLEVADGFEINLFAADPLIHKPIQMNFDAQGRLWVAASEIYPQIEPGKVANDKILVLEDTNADGQADKTTVFADGLLIPTAVIPGDGGAYVANSTELVHFKDTNGDGKADESRVILSGFGTEDTHHILHTFRWGFDGLLYMNQSIYIHSHIETPFGVRRLNAGGIWQYRPPTGQLEVFARGWVNTWGHHFDRYGQSFATDGAGGEGINFVVPGASYPTAANSPRILHGLNPGSPKHCGLEVVDGRHLPDDWQGDLITNDFRGHRVCRFKLTPEGTGYVSKPMPDLVRTNHVAFRPIDIKQGPDGAIYIADWYNPIIQHGEVDFRDPRRDHTHGRIWRVTAKGRPLVKTPALQSQSSAELVALLTAPEQFTRQQAKLVLRERPKSEVIAALEKHAATLPADDPLRNDWLLESLWVRVAHEAPDFKTCEVLLNSSDYRLRAATVRVLGHWQKDLNSESPVMVKLLQLAKDPHSQVRMEVVRTLSAVGTADAARAVLSVAAEPMDEFLEYAVWLSANELAPVWHAAVLQGKWSPGDQATSPATAKSSIEPWLYGIKATKAVTLIPVLVQWLQAGKIPEAEIASTMEIIGSLGGPPQLSLVLNAAIDQTTQATQRSILLEALAGAKKSRDIQPAGSLEKIAPFVQSKELREQLVAVELAGLWKQAQLAGDIRLLASDRNRDVSLRVVAVQALAKLGGAENQTLLEQLSKPSEKVANAPVVNEADGVRLAAIRGLMVSANEASSQAAARWLAEGPAPDVVSELLQTFLREKGGAVLLAKSLVTVKLSEDTAKLALRSVTGSGREEPQLQAALRESGHLGSGPKVWATEELESILKKVSTEGNATRGEQVFRRAELACMKCHAIGGAGGAVGPDLVSIGASAQLDYLLDSMVTPNKQVKENYNTVILALADGRVQSGIVTRKSASEIVLRDANDVEVVVPVKEIEEQSAGTSLMPAGLADGLTQTELADLITFLSQLGKIGPYAPSSGKYAMRWEVLVPTDPAWTKLYRTSDTELLRQGQGLEWKTAYSQVDGALPLADLPAFRTRDRLAEKARQVMFLKTTATVTTAGEVVLSLNDPAGVEIWIDGESIPQSQIVRKSLGAGNHVIYLAIDLQKRTNEVRLELAAEKGAQAKWQIKP is encoded by the coding sequence ATGTCTTCTTCGTGTCATCGAGATCGGTTTCCCAGCCTGCGTCTGCTGCTTCTGGCGATGTTCGCTGTCTTGTGTTGGGGTAACGAGGGGTTCGCCCAGCGCGACTTGAAGAACATTCCGGTTCCTGATCCGGCTGAAGAACTCAAATCGCTGGAAGTAGCGGACGGGTTTGAGATCAATTTATTTGCTGCGGATCCACTGATCCACAAGCCCATTCAAATGAACTTCGATGCTCAGGGCAGATTGTGGGTGGCGGCATCAGAGATCTATCCGCAGATCGAACCTGGTAAAGTCGCCAACGACAAGATCCTCGTACTTGAAGATACGAATGCTGATGGTCAGGCCGACAAGACAACGGTGTTTGCCGACGGGCTGTTAATTCCGACGGCTGTCATCCCGGGGGATGGCGGCGCCTACGTGGCCAACAGCACCGAACTGGTGCACTTCAAAGATACTAATGGGGATGGCAAAGCCGACGAATCCCGAGTGATCCTCTCTGGATTTGGAACAGAAGATACCCACCATATTCTGCACACCTTCCGCTGGGGGTTTGATGGGCTGCTCTATATGAATCAGTCGATTTATATTCACAGCCATATTGAGACACCTTTTGGCGTGCGGCGGCTGAATGCGGGAGGGATCTGGCAATATCGTCCACCGACGGGACAACTCGAAGTCTTCGCGCGAGGATGGGTGAATACCTGGGGACATCACTTTGATCGATATGGGCAGTCGTTTGCGACAGACGGTGCTGGTGGGGAAGGGATTAACTTTGTGGTGCCGGGGGCTTCGTATCCGACGGCGGCGAACAGCCCGCGAATTCTCCATGGCCTGAATCCCGGAAGCCCCAAGCATTGTGGACTGGAAGTGGTGGATGGTCGGCATCTGCCCGATGACTGGCAGGGTGACTTGATTACCAATGATTTTCGTGGCCATCGCGTTTGTCGGTTCAAGCTGACACCGGAAGGGACGGGGTATGTATCCAAACCTATGCCCGATCTGGTCCGCACCAATCACGTGGCTTTCCGGCCGATCGACATCAAGCAGGGGCCTGATGGGGCCATCTACATTGCTGACTGGTACAACCCGATCATTCAGCACGGTGAAGTCGATTTTCGCGATCCCCGTCGCGATCACACACATGGCCGCATCTGGCGCGTGACGGCTAAGGGGCGTCCACTGGTAAAAACTCCTGCTTTGCAAAGCCAGTCGAGTGCAGAACTCGTGGCATTGCTGACAGCTCCGGAGCAGTTTACCCGCCAGCAGGCCAAACTCGTCTTGCGGGAAAGGCCCAAAAGCGAAGTGATCGCTGCACTGGAAAAGCACGCAGCCACTCTGCCGGCCGATGATCCCTTGAGGAATGATTGGCTGCTGGAATCGTTGTGGGTGAGAGTCGCCCATGAAGCCCCAGACTTTAAGACCTGCGAAGTACTGCTGAATTCCAGCGATTATCGCCTTCGTGCCGCGACTGTGCGTGTACTCGGCCATTGGCAGAAGGATTTGAATTCCGAATCGCCAGTGATGGTGAAGTTGCTGCAACTCGCGAAAGACCCGCATTCGCAAGTGAGAATGGAAGTAGTGCGGACACTTTCCGCCGTAGGGACAGCAGATGCGGCACGAGCCGTCTTGAGTGTGGCTGCAGAGCCGATGGATGAGTTTCTGGAGTATGCCGTGTGGCTTTCGGCCAATGAACTGGCGCCAGTCTGGCATGCGGCTGTTCTTCAGGGGAAGTGGTCTCCCGGAGATCAAGCGACATCACCCGCTACGGCAAAGAGTTCAATTGAGCCGTGGCTGTATGGCATCAAGGCGACCAAAGCCGTGACGCTTATCCCAGTGCTGGTGCAATGGCTGCAGGCGGGAAAGATCCCTGAAGCTGAGATTGCCTCGACGATGGAGATTATTGGAAGTCTCGGCGGCCCCCCTCAATTGAGCCTCGTATTGAATGCCGCAATTGATCAGACGACTCAGGCCACCCAGCGATCCATACTGCTGGAAGCTCTCGCGGGAGCGAAGAAGTCGCGGGATATTCAGCCTGCGGGAAGTCTGGAAAAGATCGCTCCTTTCGTTCAATCAAAAGAGTTGCGTGAGCAGCTCGTGGCAGTGGAACTGGCCGGGTTGTGGAAGCAGGCTCAATTAGCGGGCGATATTCGCCTGTTGGCCAGTGATCGAAATCGGGATGTCAGCCTGCGGGTGGTGGCAGTGCAGGCGCTCGCGAAATTGGGAGGAGCAGAGAACCAGACACTTCTGGAGCAGCTTTCAAAGCCTTCCGAGAAGGTGGCCAATGCTCCGGTTGTCAATGAGGCCGATGGTGTGCGATTGGCTGCGATTCGCGGGCTGATGGTCTCAGCCAACGAAGCGTCGTCTCAGGCAGCGGCTCGCTGGTTGGCCGAAGGGCCGGCACCTGATGTCGTGAGTGAGCTGCTCCAGACATTCCTGCGGGAAAAGGGTGGTGCTGTGCTGTTGGCCAAAAGTCTGGTCACGGTAAAACTCAGCGAAGATACCGCCAAGCTCGCCTTGCGATCAGTCACAGGTTCCGGACGCGAAGAACCACAGCTTCAGGCCGCTTTGCGAGAATCTGGCCATCTGGGGAGTGGCCCGAAGGTGTGGGCAACGGAGGAGTTGGAGAGCATTCTCAAAAAGGTCTCGACCGAAGGGAATGCCACCCGAGGCGAGCAAGTCTTCCGCCGGGCCGAACTGGCCTGCATGAAGTGCCACGCGATTGGTGGTGCCGGAGGTGCTGTGGGGCCGGATCTGGTGAGTATTGGTGCCAGTGCGCAGCTCGATTATCTGCTCGACTCGATGGTCACACCGAACAAACAGGTTAAAGAGAATTACAACACGGTGATTCTGGCTTTGGCGGATGGTCGCGTCCAAAGCGGGATTGTCACTCGAAAATCAGCCAGTGAGATCGTTCTGCGGGATGCCAACGACGTCGAAGTTGTGGTGCCTGTCAAAGAGATTGAAGAGCAGAGTGCCGGGACTTCGCTGATGCCGGCTGGTCTGGCGGATGGTTTGACTCAAACAGAACTGGCCGACTTGATCACCTTCCTTTCCCAACTGGGAAAAATTGGGCCCTATGCACCATCTTCCGGAAAGTATGCAATGCGCTGGGAAGTGCTGGTGCCCACAGATCCGGCCTGGACGAAGCTGTATCGCACTTCGGATACTGAGCTGTTGCGACAAGGACAGGGCCTGGAATGGAAGACCGCCTACAGTCAGGTGGATGGAGCTTTGCCACTGGCTGACCTGCCCGCCTTCCGCACTCGCGACCGGTTGGCAGAAAAGGCCCGGCAGGTAATGTTCCTCAAGACGACCGCCACGGTGACAACCGCCGGGGAAGTGGTCTTGAGCCTCAATGATCCTGCAGGGGTCGAGATCTGGATTGATGGCGAGTCGATACCTCAATCGCAGATTGTTCGCAAATCGTTAGGTGCGGGCAATCATGTCATCTATCTGGCGATTGATCTGCAGAAAAGAACGAATGAAGTGCGGTTGGAACTCGCGGCCGAGAAGGGGGCCCAGGCGAAATGGCAGATTAAGCCATAA
- a CDS encoding efflux RND transporter permease subunit has protein sequence MLNAMIRFALRQQMFVMVVAVFLMGYGTWQAWQATIDVFPDLNRPRVVIMTEAPGLAPEEVETLVTFPIETAINGANGVQAVRSSSGIGISVIYVEFDWGTDIYTDRQIVMERLQLVQDRMPAGVVPTLAPISSIMGQILMLGMWSEDGKTNPVELRTLADWVVRQRLLTVPGVSQVFTMGGGRKQFQVLVDPDALLQYGVTLHQVKQAVVESNQNATGGYLDQQGPNELLVRALGRIQSIEDLQKVVVTIRDGRPVALAQVAQVMEGPQVKRGDSSVFVRRKGESVATKSDESAAKAEHGKFSGGPAVILTINKQPGADTRLITENILKAVEELKAGLPADIRIQPTYAQKDFINRAIENVIEALRDGGILVVIVLFLFLMNFRTTFITFTAIPLSLALTAVVFSIFGLSINTMTLGGLAIAIGELVDDAIVDVENIFRRLKENRQAAQPKPALLVVYQASTEVRNSVVFATMIVCLVFVPLFALTGMEGKLFTPLGVAYIVSIMASLLVSLTVTPVLSYWLLGNARLMDHGQDSFVLRGLKWVAEKIIRFSLTFPRLNLTVTMVMVVIAGIFVAHLEKDFLPPFNEGTIQLNVVLPPGTSLATSNEINRKVEERLQEVSEIDSFARRTGRAELDEHAEGVNMSEYLIELDPESPRSREELLNEIREAMADIPGIVTAVEQPIAHLISHMISGVKAQVGIKIYGDDLDVLRRKAEEMLSVMKGIPGVKDPLLEPQVMIPQLRIEVDRDKLLLNGLSVSEINEFIATAMNGEVVSEVLVGQRQFDLLVRLNDGARENLEALKRLTIDLPEGGQVPLEAVAKIYQSAGPNTVNRENVRRRVVLQCNVSERGVVDVVQDIQKKIEPVIASLPEGYFVEYSGQFESQQSASRMITLLFGISLMGIFLALYSMFRSVNLSLQVMTALPMAFIGSVVALVMTGQTLTIAAMVGFISLTGIASRNGILLLNHYLHLVRYEGEGWTKEMIVRAGLERLAPVLMTALTAGIGLVPLVLAADEPGKEILYPVATVILGGVISSTMLDFFVHPALFWLFGLRSAARVVSQTHTETPLIEHDELTTSHVEGDSVIPGPSVVDR, from the coding sequence ATGCTCAACGCGATGATTCGATTTGCACTGCGTCAGCAGATGTTTGTGATGGTTGTCGCTGTATTCCTGATGGGGTATGGAACGTGGCAGGCTTGGCAGGCGACGATTGATGTCTTCCCGGATTTGAATCGACCACGGGTGGTCATTATGACCGAAGCTCCGGGGCTGGCTCCGGAAGAGGTCGAAACGCTTGTTACGTTTCCTATTGAAACAGCCATCAATGGAGCCAATGGCGTTCAGGCGGTACGGAGTTCATCAGGGATCGGGATTTCGGTCATCTATGTCGAATTCGACTGGGGGACGGATATCTATACCGACCGTCAGATTGTCATGGAACGGTTGCAACTGGTGCAGGACCGTATGCCTGCGGGAGTCGTGCCCACTCTGGCACCGATTTCTTCCATCATGGGACAGATCCTCATGCTGGGGATGTGGAGCGAAGATGGCAAAACCAATCCTGTTGAACTGCGAACTCTGGCCGATTGGGTGGTGCGTCAGCGTCTGTTAACCGTCCCGGGAGTTTCGCAAGTCTTCACGATGGGTGGCGGAAGGAAGCAGTTTCAAGTGCTGGTCGATCCCGACGCACTATTGCAGTACGGCGTGACATTACATCAGGTGAAACAGGCAGTTGTTGAGAGTAATCAAAATGCGACGGGGGGTTATCTCGACCAGCAGGGGCCCAATGAATTGCTGGTGCGTGCGCTGGGACGGATTCAATCGATCGAGGACCTGCAAAAGGTGGTGGTCACAATACGCGATGGCCGGCCGGTTGCTTTAGCGCAAGTTGCCCAGGTGATGGAAGGGCCGCAAGTCAAGCGGGGGGACAGCAGTGTCTTTGTACGACGGAAAGGCGAATCGGTTGCGACCAAATCTGATGAATCTGCTGCAAAAGCAGAGCACGGCAAGTTCTCCGGAGGGCCGGCAGTCATCCTGACAATCAATAAACAACCGGGCGCAGATACTCGCCTGATTACAGAAAACATTCTTAAGGCTGTTGAAGAGCTTAAGGCGGGATTGCCTGCTGATATTCGTATTCAGCCAACCTATGCTCAAAAAGATTTTATCAACCGTGCGATCGAGAATGTGATCGAAGCCCTGCGGGATGGGGGCATTCTGGTGGTCATTGTGCTGTTCCTCTTTCTGATGAATTTCCGCACTACGTTCATCACGTTTACAGCGATTCCATTATCGCTCGCCTTGACCGCAGTGGTCTTCTCCATTTTTGGCTTATCGATCAACACGATGACGCTGGGAGGATTGGCAATTGCCATTGGTGAACTCGTCGACGATGCGATTGTCGATGTGGAGAATATCTTCCGCCGGTTGAAAGAGAACCGGCAGGCAGCGCAGCCCAAGCCGGCATTGCTGGTGGTTTATCAGGCCAGTACGGAAGTTCGCAACTCGGTCGTGTTTGCAACGATGATTGTCTGCCTGGTGTTTGTGCCGCTGTTTGCTCTCACCGGGATGGAAGGCAAGCTCTTTACACCCCTGGGTGTGGCGTACATCGTCTCGATTATGGCTTCGTTACTGGTTTCATTGACGGTGACCCCCGTGCTCTCTTACTGGCTGCTAGGGAATGCCCGATTGATGGATCACGGGCAGGACAGTTTTGTACTGAGAGGTCTCAAGTGGGTGGCCGAGAAGATCATTCGCTTCAGTCTGACATTCCCGCGGCTGAACCTCACGGTGACGATGGTCATGGTGGTGATTGCCGGGATTTTTGTGGCTCATCTGGAGAAGGATTTTCTCCCTCCTTTTAACGAAGGGACAATTCAGCTCAATGTGGTTTTGCCGCCGGGAACTTCGCTGGCAACATCGAACGAGATCAATCGCAAAGTTGAAGAACGCTTGCAGGAAGTATCAGAGATTGACTCCTTTGCCCGCCGCACCGGGCGAGCTGAACTCGATGAACATGCCGAGGGGGTCAACATGAGTGAATACCTCATCGAACTCGACCCTGAATCTCCGCGCAGTCGGGAAGAACTGCTTAACGAGATTCGCGAGGCGATGGCGGATATTCCCGGAATCGTGACCGCCGTCGAGCAGCCGATTGCCCATCTGATATCGCACATGATCTCGGGGGTGAAGGCCCAGGTTGGTATCAAGATCTATGGTGACGATCTCGATGTGCTGAGGCGTAAGGCCGAAGAGATGCTCTCAGTCATGAAAGGGATTCCCGGAGTTAAAGATCCACTCCTTGAACCACAAGTGATGATCCCTCAATTGAGGATCGAGGTGGATCGCGACAAGTTGCTGCTCAATGGGCTCTCTGTCAGTGAGATCAATGAATTCATAGCGACAGCGATGAATGGAGAAGTGGTCTCTGAGGTACTGGTAGGGCAGCGACAATTCGATCTGCTGGTCCGTTTGAATGACGGTGCCAGAGAGAATCTGGAGGCACTGAAAAGGCTGACCATTGATCTGCCTGAAGGTGGACAGGTGCCTTTGGAAGCGGTGGCGAAGATCTATCAATCAGCTGGGCCCAATACGGTGAATCGAGAAAATGTGCGCCGCAGGGTGGTCTTACAATGCAATGTCTCTGAGCGGGGCGTGGTCGATGTGGTGCAGGACATTCAAAAGAAAATAGAACCCGTGATCGCCAGTCTCCCGGAAGGCTATTTCGTGGAGTACAGCGGGCAGTTTGAAAGTCAGCAGTCGGCCAGTCGGATGATCACTCTTCTCTTTGGTATCTCGCTCATGGGAATCTTCCTGGCGCTCTACTCGATGTTTCGCTCTGTCAATTTATCACTCCAGGTCATGACGGCTTTGCCCATGGCGTTTATCGGTTCGGTGGTGGCACTGGTCATGACCGGGCAGACGCTGACAATCGCTGCCATGGTGGGCTTTATCTCGCTGACAGGGATTGCTTCACGAAATGGAATTCTGCTGCTGAATCATTATCTCCATCTCGTCCGTTATGAGGGTGAAGGCTGGACGAAAGAGATGATTGTGCGTGCTGGTCTCGAGCGGCTGGCACCTGTGTTGATGACGGCACTGACGGCGGGAATTGGCCTGGTGCCATTGGTGCTGGCAGCTGATGAACCGGGGAAAGAAATCCTTTATCCGGTCGCGACAGTGATCCTGGGAGGGGTCATCAGTTCGACAATGCTCGACTTCTTTGTCCACCCGGCTTTGTTCTGGCTGTTTGGCTTGAGGTCGGCTGCGCGTGTCGTCAGTCAGACACACACAGAGACCCCTTTAATAGAACATGACGAGCTGACAACTTCTCACGTTGAGGGAGATTCTGTCATTCCAGGGCCATCGGTTGTTGACAGATAA